One segment of Anatilimnocola aggregata DNA contains the following:
- a CDS encoding serine/threonine protein kinase, whose product MSIPIPDFWSLLQQSRLLAPEQCQQLAADFSHVKGASDQSNARTLAEWLVARNVLSRYQTMILLAGRPGPFHYGDYKVYDRIEKGRLAGAFRAVHGPTGHPVLLQFLTGAVIQDPSAWADAVQNTLAACAVQSPHVQRFFEPVDLGSFKFVVAEDLRGAALDERLAMGRFPAGEAARLARQAAIGLAQLHQSGRAHGDLRPANLFLDTSVPGHPGDVKVLFDPHTVPGAINFAQADAKLTLMSDYLAPELMHAGRAPDPLSDVYALGCTLYCLLAGSPPFTGGNVLQKMTRHATEGIRPLEPLGVPPPLAQLVTYMLAKNPQVRYQSAAIVAEQLAPFVDPQLLYSPPPQPLPTQGGFEHWVAQKQAQLAAAAQPTPQPELAIETRKPGFGLRIQEAGEAVVTAKSGTSASPLAGVALAGAAPSPVNRAITSQELIAKKEKDQTRTVITALVGVGAVAISLILVVYAMNQKPAPTEVTKVVTKDDNFTPIVIERIEGDFNPNVKAPVQTNPTNGMGNPGTNNPLIPGTQKINNPVTGPAGNPAGTSDSGPTQQVVADDGQLLWASPTSGKPVEFRLVPPEGQIFIVARPAEILAASEGTKVLDALGPQFSVGRTAWEQAAGVSLNDVEQIIITLHNNEGKFPRVSHSVQLKTAVPSSDLIAKWGNPAETQEGNNRYYLGQQSAFFVADSPTGAQSFLMGDPIDVKEVAMVGGAPPLMARDLERLRRSIDGARHVSVMFNPDFFDNDDGQTLFQGDRAKVRQPLDLFLGDDIEAGLLSMQFDSAFYLEFRMFAGLNRDPFGVAQDLRTRLKAVPNSIFDYVASINTPDYWRRLSMKFPGMIEKLHDNMRVGVEGDQAIVNAYLPGSAAHNLVLGGELLVASAPGAGQVASGGPAKPTGPKSIEEVLALKTSMQFDANPLEFCMRDLAIDAQEVAKGSPFAKGGPQELNIKIIGDDLKIDGITRNQTVRDFNQQGKSISDILTALVMKANPVTTVKTPDEADQKLLWVVGPDPDNPAKQMILITTRAAAATKKYTLPPAFRPKGQ is encoded by the coding sequence ATGTCGATTCCGATACCCGATTTCTGGTCGTTGCTACAACAAAGTCGGCTGCTGGCTCCGGAACAGTGCCAGCAATTGGCGGCAGACTTTAGTCACGTGAAGGGTGCCAGCGACCAAAGCAATGCGAGGACGTTGGCCGAATGGCTCGTTGCGCGGAACGTGCTTAGTCGCTACCAGACGATGATTCTGCTGGCAGGACGGCCGGGACCGTTTCATTACGGCGACTACAAAGTTTACGACCGCATTGAAAAAGGGCGACTGGCGGGAGCGTTTCGCGCGGTGCATGGTCCGACGGGTCATCCCGTGCTGCTGCAGTTTCTCACCGGCGCGGTGATTCAAGACCCCAGTGCCTGGGCCGATGCGGTGCAAAACACCCTGGCCGCCTGCGCGGTGCAATCGCCGCACGTCCAACGATTCTTCGAGCCCGTCGATCTCGGTTCCTTCAAGTTTGTCGTCGCCGAAGACCTGCGTGGCGCGGCCCTCGACGAACGCCTGGCGATGGGCCGCTTCCCCGCTGGCGAAGCTGCCCGACTGGCGCGGCAGGCGGCCATTGGTCTGGCGCAGTTGCATCAATCGGGCCGCGCTCATGGTGACCTGCGTCCCGCCAACCTGTTTCTCGATACTTCCGTCCCTGGTCATCCGGGCGATGTCAAAGTCCTCTTCGATCCGCACACGGTTCCCGGTGCGATCAACTTTGCGCAGGCCGATGCGAAGTTGACGCTCATGTCGGACTATCTCGCCCCCGAGTTGATGCATGCCGGCCGCGCGCCCGATCCGCTCAGCGATGTTTATGCGCTCGGCTGCACGCTCTATTGTTTGCTCGCCGGCAGTCCTCCGTTTACCGGCGGCAATGTGCTGCAGAAGATGACTCGGCACGCGACGGAAGGGATTCGTCCGCTCGAACCGCTCGGTGTGCCGCCGCCGCTGGCCCAACTGGTCACATACATGCTGGCGAAGAATCCGCAGGTGCGCTATCAGTCGGCTGCCATCGTGGCCGAACAATTGGCTCCGTTTGTTGATCCGCAATTGCTCTACTCGCCCCCGCCGCAACCTTTGCCCACGCAAGGTGGCTTTGAACACTGGGTCGCTCAGAAGCAAGCCCAGTTGGCCGCTGCCGCGCAGCCAACACCGCAGCCCGAATTAGCAATCGAGACTCGCAAACCTGGTTTCGGTCTGCGCATTCAAGAAGCGGGTGAAGCGGTGGTGACTGCCAAGAGTGGCACTAGCGCATCACCACTCGCTGGGGTGGCGCTGGCCGGCGCAGCACCGTCGCCAGTGAACCGGGCCATTACTAGCCAGGAATTGATCGCCAAGAAGGAAAAAGATCAAACACGCACCGTGATTACCGCGCTCGTGGGAGTCGGGGCTGTGGCCATCTCGCTGATCTTGGTTGTCTATGCGATGAACCAAAAGCCTGCGCCGACGGAAGTGACGAAGGTCGTCACGAAGGACGATAACTTTACACCGATTGTGATCGAACGGATCGAGGGTGACTTCAACCCGAACGTCAAGGCTCCTGTCCAAACGAACCCAACGAATGGAATGGGGAACCCTGGCACCAATAACCCGCTGATTCCGGGTACGCAAAAAATCAACAATCCCGTGACGGGACCAGCGGGCAATCCGGCAGGTACCAGCGATAGCGGCCCCACCCAGCAGGTCGTGGCTGACGATGGTCAATTGCTCTGGGCCTCTCCTACCAGCGGCAAGCCCGTGGAATTCCGCCTGGTTCCGCCCGAAGGGCAGATCTTTATCGTCGCTCGCCCTGCGGAAATCCTCGCAGCGAGCGAAGGAACGAAAGTGCTCGACGCGCTCGGGCCTCAATTTTCTGTTGGTCGCACAGCCTGGGAACAAGCGGCCGGTGTCTCGTTGAACGATGTTGAGCAGATCATCATCACTCTGCATAACAACGAAGGAAAGTTTCCGCGAGTCTCCCACTCTGTGCAGCTGAAGACCGCTGTTCCCAGCAGCGACTTGATTGCCAAGTGGGGCAATCCGGCCGAAACGCAGGAAGGAAACAACCGTTACTATCTCGGCCAGCAGTCGGCCTTCTTTGTGGCCGATTCGCCGACAGGTGCCCAGTCGTTTTTGATGGGTGACCCCATCGACGTGAAAGAAGTGGCGATGGTCGGTGGCGCTCCGCCACTCATGGCCCGCGATCTCGAACGACTGCGTCGTTCCATCGATGGTGCGCGGCATGTGAGCGTGATGTTCAACCCCGACTTCTTCGACAACGACGATGGCCAAACATTGTTTCAAGGAGACCGGGCGAAGGTTCGTCAGCCGCTCGATCTGTTCCTAGGTGACGACATCGAAGCTGGGCTGTTGAGCATGCAGTTCGACAGTGCGTTCTATCTCGAGTTCCGCATGTTTGCGGGACTCAATCGCGATCCCTTCGGCGTCGCTCAAGATTTGCGCACGCGTTTGAAGGCTGTCCCCAATTCCATTTTCGATTATGTCGCCAGCATCAACACGCCCGATTACTGGCGTCGCCTGTCGATGAAGTTTCCGGGCATGATCGAAAAACTGCACGACAACATGCGTGTCGGGGTCGAAGGGGATCAAGCCATCGTCAACGCCTATCTTCCCGGCTCCGCTGCCCACAACCTGGTGCTCGGCGGCGAATTGCTGGTGGCCAGCGCGCCAGGAGCAGGGCAAGTAGCCTCGGGTGGCCCAGCGAAACCAACGGGACCGAAGTCGATTGAAGAAGTCTTGGCACTGAAGACGTCCATGCAGTTCGACGCTAACCCGCTGGAGTTCTGCATGCGAGATTTGGCCATTGATGCCCAGGAAGTCGCCAAGGGGTCGCCGTTTGCCAAAGGTGGACCTCAGGAGTTGAACATCAAGATCATTGGCGATGACTTGAAGATCGACGGCATTACGCGCAATCAAACCGTTCGCGACTTCAATCAACAAGGGAAGTCAATCTCCGACATCTTGACGGCGCTGGTGATGAAGGCAAATCCAGTGACAACCGTCAAAACGCCCGACGAGGCCGATCAAAAACTGCTGTGGGTGGTGGGGCCCGATCCGGATAATCCGGCCAAGCAGATGATTCTGATTACCACGCGGGCAGCAGCGGCCACGAAGAAGTACACGCTCCCCCCCGCGTTCCGACCGAAAGGTCAGTAA
- a CDS encoding DUF1559 domain-containing protein yields the protein MSSPADQSSPTDQRHKRGFTLVELLVVIAIIGVLVALLLPAVQSARESARRMQCGNHLKQIGLAVQNYHDTYGYIPYSRYDTRETSFLIMLPFIESRNEFEKWDLTKTYYTQAADARERTMKFYLCPSRQRAKLTIPDGDKHQDGVTPHTPGGVGDYASNAGTPAGRTDYIPGMTYDSGGGVMVAVTEDNRANGPFWYRGGRPLKFSNITDGLSNTVFYGEKHVQLNQTTQKDSSIWNGDHSGSFKKLGTGAPIVRDIRAGGNFGSYHPAVCQFVFGDGAVKTLSVTTDLTTLDRIANRDDGEPVSVP from the coding sequence ATGTCTTCTCCAGCGGACCAGTCCTCTCCAACCGACCAACGACATAAGCGGGGGTTTACCCTCGTGGAACTCCTCGTCGTGATTGCGATCATCGGTGTGCTGGTCGCTCTCTTGTTGCCGGCGGTTCAATCGGCCCGCGAGTCTGCCCGCCGCATGCAGTGCGGCAACCACCTGAAGCAAATCGGGCTGGCAGTGCAGAACTATCACGACACCTATGGGTACATTCCCTATTCGCGGTACGACACGCGCGAGACCTCATTTCTGATCATGCTGCCGTTTATCGAATCGCGAAACGAGTTCGAAAAATGGGATCTCACCAAGACCTATTACACCCAAGCTGCCGACGCTCGCGAGCGGACCATGAAGTTTTATCTGTGTCCTTCGCGGCAACGGGCGAAGTTGACCATTCCCGATGGCGATAAGCATCAGGATGGCGTGACGCCTCATACACCCGGCGGCGTTGGTGACTATGCCTCGAATGCCGGTACGCCCGCTGGCCGAACAGACTACATTCCGGGGATGACGTACGACTCGGGCGGCGGCGTGATGGTTGCCGTCACCGAAGACAACCGGGCGAACGGACCCTTTTGGTATCGTGGGGGTCGTCCACTAAAATTCAGTAACATTACGGACGGATTGAGCAACACGGTGTTCTATGGCGAGAAGCATGTCCAGTTGAATCAAACCACGCAGAAAGACAGTTCCATCTGGAATGGCGACCATTCCGGTTCGTTCAAAAAGCTGGGGACGGGTGCCCCGATCGTGCGAGATATTCGCGCCGGCGGCAATTTCGGCAGTTATCACCCCGCGGTTTGCCAGTTCGTGTTTGGCGATGGCGCGGTGAAAACATTGAGCGTGACCACCGATTTGACGACCCTCGATCGCATAGCCAATCGCGATGACGGCGAACCGGTGAGCGTGCCATAA
- a CDS encoding DUF1559 domain-containing protein encodes MSSFRQRTKFRDFRLLHGFTLVELLVVIAIIGVLVALLLPAVQSARESARRSTCQNNLKQIGIALHNYHDTFLYFPPGNITLGGCCATPSFTSWSISILPYLEQTALVEKYDFAKNNEDAANQFVREQYIKLYECPSELKTKQKLVPESGPAGTNNIEFMGGSYRGMQGKSDGNGWWDTNQYSNQDKSWAGVLHIYDSGLPIQERIGTVQDGTSNTLMVGEYSTKTHPRRRTFWGYSYTSYNQGAATPQSRVLLNDFDRCVAIGGTGGANPCKRGWGSFHPGGIQFINVDGSARSISPTIDINLFCDLATINGGETSQ; translated from the coding sequence ATGTCTTCGTTTCGTCAGCGAACCAAGTTTCGCGATTTCAGGCTGCTTCACGGATTCACGCTCGTCGAATTGCTCGTCGTCATCGCCATCATCGGGGTCCTGGTGGCGCTGCTACTCCCCGCCGTGCAATCAGCCCGCGAATCGGCCCGTCGCTCGACCTGCCAGAACAACCTCAAGCAGATCGGCATCGCCCTGCACAATTATCACGATACGTTCCTCTACTTTCCGCCGGGCAACATCACCTTGGGGGGTTGCTGTGCCACACCCAGTTTCACTTCGTGGTCGATTTCGATCTTGCCCTACTTGGAACAGACAGCCCTGGTCGAGAAGTATGACTTTGCGAAGAACAACGAAGACGCCGCGAACCAGTTCGTCCGCGAGCAGTACATCAAGTTGTATGAGTGCCCCAGTGAACTGAAGACGAAGCAAAAGTTGGTGCCCGAAAGTGGCCCGGCCGGGACCAACAACATCGAGTTCATGGGAGGGAGTTACCGCGGCATGCAGGGAAAGTCGGACGGCAACGGCTGGTGGGACACGAATCAATACAGCAATCAAGACAAGTCGTGGGCCGGGGTGCTGCATATTTATGACAGCGGCTTGCCAATACAAGAACGGATCGGCACGGTGCAGGACGGCACTTCAAATACGCTGATGGTGGGCGAATACTCGACCAAAACACATCCGCGCCGGCGCACTTTTTGGGGCTATAGCTACACCTCTTACAATCAAGGTGCAGCTACCCCGCAGTCGCGCGTGCTGCTGAATGACTTCGATCGCTGCGTGGCGATCGGAGGCACCGGGGGCGCCAATCCTTGCAAACGCGGCTGGGGCAGCTTTCACCCGGGCGGGATTCAGTTCATCAATGTCGATGGCTCGGCGCGCTCGATCTCACCCACCATCGATATCAACCTCTTCTGCGATTTGGCCACCATTAACGGCGGCGAAACGTCGCAGTAA
- a CDS encoding DUF4198 domain-containing protein: MKSGRALFVLVALAAAAQFAGCARPSANIVPVSGKVTLDGRPLVGANITFQPVTDKSAAASSASGSFAKTDAEGKFTLELITPEQPGALVGKHRVTIATAVFAEAADDDLKLAEPEKVPARYTDGSYELEVPAGGTDQANIEIVTK, translated from the coding sequence GTGAAGTCTGGTCGCGCCTTGTTTGTCTTGGTCGCGTTGGCCGCTGCCGCGCAGTTCGCTGGCTGTGCTCGACCCAGCGCCAACATTGTGCCCGTCTCCGGCAAGGTCACGCTCGATGGCCGGCCCCTCGTCGGCGCGAATATCACCTTTCAACCGGTCACGGACAAATCGGCCGCGGCAAGTTCCGCCAGCGGTTCGTTCGCCAAGACCGATGCCGAGGGAAAGTTTACGCTCGAACTCATCACCCCCGAGCAACCCGGCGCCCTGGTGGGCAAACATCGGGTAACAATTGCGACCGCCGTTTTTGCCGAGGCCGCCGACGATGACCTGAAGCTCGCCGAACCGGAGAAAGTCCCTGCGCGTTATACGGATGGGAGTTACGAGTTAGAAGTTCCGGCCGGCGGAACCGACCAGGCAAATATCGAGATTGTTACCAAGTAA
- the rtcA gene encoding RNA 3'-terminal phosphate cyclase gives MIEIDGSAGEGGGQIVRSSLALSLVTGQPVMLQNIRAKRKNSGLAKQHLVAVQASAAISSARLRGAALGSSQLWFEPGEVQPGEYTFSIGTAGSASLVLQTVLAPLLVASGPSSLVIEGGTHNPLAPPVDFLQRSYAPLVRQLGPGLQLELERHGFYPAGGGRLRVYIEPREPLVGLQLLARGKLLKQRARALVANLPKTIAERECHELRRLSGWAKEWLKAEEVPAHGCGNVVLIELEFEHVTELFVAFGERGVRAEEVARRAWQETEEYLAHAAPVGPHLADQLMLPLAIAAHQGQASEFRTCTLSGHSLTHIDIIQRFLPVQFTQSEPEPGLVDVRVAPQASQPAAAS, from the coding sequence ATGATCGAGATCGATGGCTCGGCAGGGGAGGGGGGCGGACAAATCGTGCGATCGTCCCTCGCGCTCTCGCTCGTCACTGGCCAACCTGTGATGCTGCAGAACATTCGCGCCAAGCGCAAGAACAGCGGCCTGGCCAAGCAGCATCTGGTCGCCGTGCAGGCCTCGGCCGCGATTAGCAGTGCCAGGCTGCGCGGCGCCGCGCTCGGTTCGTCGCAACTCTGGTTCGAACCGGGCGAGGTCCAGCCCGGCGAGTACACGTTTTCGATTGGCACGGCGGGGAGTGCGTCGCTGGTGCTGCAAACGGTGCTCGCCCCGCTGCTCGTGGCCAGCGGCCCGTCGTCGCTCGTCATCGAAGGGGGAACGCACAACCCGCTCGCGCCACCGGTCGACTTCTTACAGCGCAGCTATGCACCACTCGTGCGCCAACTTGGTCCCGGCCTGCAACTGGAACTCGAGCGCCACGGTTTCTATCCAGCTGGTGGAGGTCGCCTGCGTGTCTATATCGAACCGCGCGAGCCGCTGGTTGGGCTGCAGTTGCTCGCGCGGGGCAAATTGCTCAAGCAAAGGGCTCGCGCGCTGGTGGCAAACTTGCCCAAAACAATCGCCGAGCGTGAATGTCACGAACTGCGACGCCTCTCGGGCTGGGCCAAAGAATGGCTAAAGGCTGAGGAAGTTCCGGCGCACGGCTGCGGCAATGTCGTTCTCATCGAACTCGAATTCGAACACGTGACCGAACTCTTCGTCGCTTTTGGCGAGCGGGGTGTGCGGGCTGAAGAAGTTGCGCGACGTGCCTGGCAAGAAACGGAGGAGTATCTCGCTCACGCAGCCCCCGTTGGTCCGCACCTGGCCGACCAACTGATGCTCCCGTTGGCAATCGCCGCCCACCAGGGCCAAGCCAGCGAATTCCGCACCTGCACGCTCAGCGGCCACTCGCTCACGCATATCGATATCATCCAGCGGTTTCTCCCCGTGCAGTTCACCCAGAGCGAGCCGGAACCCGGGTTGGTGGATGTTCGAGTTGCGCCGCAAGCTTCGCAGCCGGCTGCAGCATCGTAA
- a CDS encoding Glu/Leu/Phe/Val family dehydrogenase yields MKAFESTRLYFERAADRLELAESLRKLLLTPKREVQVQIPVEMDDGRLETFIGYRVQHDDSRGPMKGGLRYHHEVDLDEVRSLATLMTWKTAVVDIPYGGAKGGIAIDPKKVSVKELERITRKFIDQIHDIIGPHKDIPAPDMGTSAREMAWIRNQWEKYHGFGPACITGKPVEDYGALGREEATGRGVGVLAYKLLGNLSRKPQNTRVALQGFGNVGSHAAKYLYESEYKIVAVGDHTGSFYSPTGLDIPKMLRYALANKGSLLGFSEAERIGHDELLELNVDLLIPAALGGVITKQNAAKIKAPLIIEAANAPIDPEADDLLHQRGCIILPDILANAGGVTVSYFEWVQNLQFYKWSLNRIRQELEAVLTYAFEAVWQEAKLHNVSLRTAAYMIAIRRVQRATELGGMG; encoded by the coding sequence ATGAAAGCGTTTGAATCGACTCGGTTGTATTTTGAGCGGGCTGCTGATCGTCTGGAACTGGCCGAGTCGCTGCGCAAACTGCTCCTTACACCCAAGCGAGAAGTGCAGGTGCAAATTCCGGTCGAAATGGACGATGGCCGCCTGGAAACCTTTATTGGTTACCGAGTGCAGCACGACGACTCGCGCGGGCCCATGAAAGGTGGCCTGCGGTATCACCACGAAGTCGATCTGGATGAAGTCCGATCACTGGCAACGCTAATGACCTGGAAGACAGCCGTCGTCGATATTCCCTACGGCGGAGCCAAGGGGGGCATCGCCATCGATCCGAAAAAAGTCAGCGTGAAAGAGCTGGAACGGATCACGCGGAAGTTCATCGATCAAATTCACGACATCATCGGGCCGCACAAAGATATTCCCGCGCCCGATATGGGAACCAGCGCCCGCGAGATGGCTTGGATTCGCAATCAATGGGAGAAGTATCACGGCTTCGGCCCGGCATGCATCACTGGCAAACCAGTCGAGGACTATGGCGCACTAGGGCGTGAAGAAGCCACGGGGCGCGGCGTTGGCGTGCTGGCTTATAAGCTGCTGGGGAACTTGAGCCGCAAGCCGCAAAACACCCGAGTTGCGTTGCAGGGGTTTGGTAATGTCGGCTCGCATGCAGCCAAGTATCTGTATGAGTCGGAATACAAGATCGTGGCTGTCGGCGATCATACCGGTTCGTTCTATTCGCCCACCGGGCTCGATATTCCCAAGATGCTCAGGTACGCCCTGGCGAACAAAGGTTCGCTTCTCGGCTTTAGTGAGGCGGAGCGGATTGGCCACGATGAACTGCTGGAGTTGAATGTCGACTTGCTTATTCCCGCAGCCCTCGGCGGTGTGATCACCAAGCAGAATGCCGCCAAGATCAAAGCTCCCTTAATCATCGAAGCTGCGAACGCGCCGATCGATCCCGAAGCGGACGACCTGCTGCATCAGCGCGGCTGCATCATCCTCCCCGATATTCTAGCGAACGCCGGTGGTGTTACCGTCAGCTACTTCGAGTGGGTGCAGAACCTGCAGTTCTACAAGTGGAGCTTGAACCGCATTCGTCAGGAACTCGAAGCAGTGCTCACCTATGCCTTCGAAGCGGTCTGGCAAGAAGCCAAGCTGCACAACGTCAGCTTGCGAACCGCCGCCTACATGATTGCGATTCGCCGCGTGCAACGGGCGACCGAACTTGGGGGCATGGGGTAA